TAAAACACTGATAGAAAATGGTGTTAGAAGTAGGCATAGATCTTTTTTCGTCATTGTTGGTGATAAATATCGTAATCAGGTTTTTTTGCTTCCTTTTCTGTGCTTTGGTCAATTTGTTGTTGTCCTTAGCTTTCtgacatataatttttttttattgtttgttATAACAGATTGTCAATGTTCATTATATGCTTGCTAAATCAATGATTAAGCCTCGCCTTAAAGTGTTATGGTGCTACAAGAATAAACTCGAACTAAGCAGGTTTCCTTCACATTCccgttctttattttcttttattaaacttGAAAGTTTATGTAATGTGCAATTGTTGTATTATTGAACGAAATTTACCTTATGCTTCCTCTGCTATTCCAAGAATAACAATGTGGTGTCATAACTAGTTAGGAGTACTCGGAAGTTTGTTTAGGTCTCTAGCACCCACCAAATTAAGAATCAGGGATAGTAAAGAATGAATTACATGTGTGGTGGGAGGAAGATTTAGTACTGGAACCGAATTTGCAACTTGGGAGCTAAATTTATAATCTGCTAGGTCAGTATTGTCATTGAGAAATTATTCACTTCAATGATCAAAGTTGAAGTCTCGATTTTTAAAACATAACTCTTTTGGGAAAGGTAAAGTGAACTTCTTGACTAGGCTGAGTGTATATTTTACTAAGTCCCTGCCTGCTGATTTACCTTCCATTACTATTTACTGCATTTTTGTTGTTATCTGCTGTATATTATCCACAAATAGTTGTTAAGAGTCACTGTTTCATGTGATTGTTTTAGTCACAGGAAAAAACGGGAAAAGCAGATTATGAACTTAAAACGGTGTGGCTCACTTGATCCTGAGCAGGTTGATCCTTTTACACTTTTTGTTGAATCTGTAGAGCTGACATATTGCTTATACCAACACTCAGAAAGGATTCTTGGTAGTACATTCAGCATGTGTATTCTCCAGGTATGACACCACATTGTTtatctttttgagttctataGATTATATAGAAATAATAGGCTCACTGTATTTTATATTTCATTTTGatattttgttaggattttgaggCACTGACGCCGAATCTTCTCGCAAGAACTATAGAAACTGTAGAAGGTGGTGGATTGGTTGTACTGCTTCTTCGATCTCTTTCATCTCTCACTAGTCTCTATTCCATGGTTATGGTATGTGTTGGATTCCAATTGCCACAGCTGCTCCAGACTTAGCAGGCATGACCAATTAGTTTTAACTGAAAGTCTATAATGATTTTCAGGATGTTCACGAACGATATCGGACAGAATCCCATTTTGGAACAACTGCACGTTTTAATGAGCGCTTCTTACTTTCCCTCACTTCATGCAAAGCCTGTGTGGTTATGGACGATGAGCTGAATATCTTACCGATTTCATCACATATCAGGTCCATCAAACCAATTCCAGTGACCGAGGTACATATTTGCTTCTTATGGATTTGTTATATGAATATAAGTGAGAGGAAGATGCATTGGTGAGTTCCTTTAGAGTCTAGCATCTTGTTCTTAaaagtttattcatttttttgtttggttGGTGGATGAAGGATTTTGAGAGACTTTCAGAAACACAGCTTGATTTGAAGAATCTTAAGGAGCAACTTAATGGTGATTTCCCTGTTGGTCCAATCATAAATAAATGTTGTACACTTGACCAGGTATGTGGACCCTATCTTATTGCAGGTCCTATTAACAGAGGTGTAATCATAAGAGCCTCGGTTGAAATGATTAATTGTGTGTCTAGGGGAAAGCTGTAATTTCATTCCTCGATTCAATTCTGGATAAGACATTAAGGAGCACTGTCGCCCTGCTTGCTGCTCGTGGCCGTGGAAAATCAGCTGCACTTGGTCTGGCAATCGCAGGGGCTATAGCTGCAGGGTGATATGCCTAAACCTTTATTCAGTTTTCTAACTCTTCTTCTTTCATTCGGACTTCATTCTTCTCTTTTTCAggtattcaaatattttcgtgaCTGCACCTGTCCCTGAGAACGTGAAAACTCTTTTCGAGTTTGTCGGTGAGGGTTTCAGTGCTCTTGGATATGTGGTATTTATCTATTCTCATGTCTAACAAGTGTAATGTGGTTGGTTGGTTTTAAAGTCAATAATATTCCCTAAAAAGCAATAAGTTACAGTTGGTTGGTTGGTTTTAAAGTCAATAATATTCCCTAAAAAGTGAAAATAAGTTACGTTGTCCGTCAGAAGTCAATACTGATATTGATAGacaaatataaaaacaaatttaATAAATTTAACAAATTGATAAACCTGTTATCATCCGTATTTTATCCTGCATCAATTACGTTTCGGTCAATTCTGATATTGATATAACAAATTTAATCTTAATAACATTATGATAATAACAAATTAATAAACCTGTTATCATCCATATTTTGTCCCGCATCAATTACCTTTCGATCTTCATATGAAAACTCCGAAATGATTTTACTCTTTATCTTTCCCAAAGAAATCTCCAATAAATTTGAAAAGGAATTGTGTTTTAGTACTTGTTAGTTGGTGGGTGTTGGAgttccattttgatttttgatttgatgtgcctatccttGTTTAGGACATTTCTGCAGAAAGCCCATCATATCCTCACCCTATTAAAGTAAATGGGGCCTGTTTTCTCCTTTCATTATTTCTCATTCGTACAGTTTCTATTTTTACTTGATGACCCATTGGTCACTCAAACTGGTGTCCTAAGCAGTCGTATTTAATTAACTCAATTCATGACCCTAAGCAGTCGTATGTAATTCACTCAATTCATGACATTTGCAGGAGCATATGGATTATGATTTGGTTTTAAATGCCAATAATGCTATTATGCGGATAAATATCTACAAGCACCACAGACAGACAATTCAGGTAAATGACTAGTTTTTATCCCTATCCATGGATGAGGCTGTTCATCATTCCACTTTGTTCGttctttattttatattttgaataTCTGTTTTTATCTAATCCAGATATCAGGTTCGAGATCATTTATCTTCTGATgggttgtttttcttttgttgtctTATTGGAACAGTACATACAaccacatgagtatgaaaaacttTCCCAGGTTGAGCTTTTAGTTATTGACGAAGCGGCAGCGATACCGATGCCCATTGTGAAGTCTCTATTTGGCCCTTATCTGATCTTCCTTTCTTCTACTGTCACTGGGTAAGTCTTCTGCAACATCTTAGCATGTCAACGTTTTTTCCCTTGGGAGTTATTCTAACTTGCAGGTAAGTCTTCTTGTCCATTAACCTCTGAACTTCTTTTTTCTGATCAAAGCTACGAAGGTACTGGCCGCTCCTTGTCTCTCAAGCTTCTGCGGCAGCTGGAAGAGCAGAGCCAGAATCAGAAAAATTTGGAAGGGTCTATTTCCGGTATGAAGTttgttttcttagatttgttacaCAGTTtaaaatatttttaccaagacATAATAATGGAAAGTATTTGCTTTACCTACCTTTATGCATTTGGTGGGCTTGGCCTACTACAAAGGTCGCCACATTTAAGGCCTACTACACCTGGAGGGGAAGCAGGCCGATCACGATTTGCCTCATACGCCTTAATGTCTTTAAGAGGTCTATGCGTTTTACTCATAAAAAAAAAGCCTGTAGAGGTAGTTTTCTAGGAATAGCTGTTTAATTGTTGGGAAGTGCTAAATATCCTTAAAGTACGACTCTTAGAGAGTGTTCTTTGTTGAGATTATCTCAATATTGTTGGCTATAAGAACCTCCAGTTTATTTATTAATTATCCCTTAGAAGGAAAATATTATAAATGCATGCTCTTGATGGCAAACTAGGTTAGTCCTAACATTGAAGCAGCCTCTGCCTATTCGATGAAGTACGATTGCAACAATAcgcctaaaaaaaataatcagccGTATCGATACTTATTTACACGGATACGCGTACTAATACTCCAATACTCAGTTAGAAAACTTTGACTAAATATTAGTTATCAACAGTTAAGATAAATCTCAATACCTTAATATTAGAAAAGTTAGATATTTTACTAGATTCTATGAGAAGTTTTAACTATAGTGACAAAATATTAGTTCCAAATTCTTATCCAGACTTTTTCTCTCCAACGAGGATATTTATATTGTGTGTGCCGTATCCACGTATTTTAATTTTTTAAGTTGTCATATCGAAGTAGCGTATTGGATACATGATACCGATACCGTGTCCGTATTGTTGTAACATAGTTAATTAGGCATATTGAGTATCTAGTTAATACTAATACTTTTGCTTCACTTGTCAGGAATTGTAAAGTGTGTTTATACCATGTATTGGGTTTTTGGGTTGTTCATGTGTAAAATTTCAATTTGGTCCCTTCTTTACTGGCTAATGTTCCATTGTTATGTTATTACTGATGCTGCCAAGTAATGTTAATTTCTTTACTCTGTATACTTCTCTGGGATATTTATCAATTTCCTCATTTCTTTATATGCAGGAAGACTTTTTAAAAAGGTAGAATTAAGCGAAGCCATCAGATATGCTCCTGGTGATCCAGTTGAGTCATGGCTTTATGGCTTACTTTGCTTGGATGCCACAAGCGTCGTTCCTAATATCACTAGGTTATTACTTCTCGGATATTGATATAATGCAGAACCTAGCAATAACGTCACCATTATGCTgatattttccttcttgtttgtcaAGGTTACCTCCTCCAACTGAGTGTGATCTTTATTATGTCAATCGCGATACTCTTTTTTCTTATCACAAAGACAGCGAATTATTTCTGCAGGTAATTTTCCTTTCTGTTGAATCTCATTTTTCATTCCTCTCCTCttagtattttattttttatggccATTTGACTTTATCTGCAAGTGTAGCGTATGGTGGCTCTCTATGTGTCGTCTCACTACAAAAATTCTCCAGATGACTTGCAACTAATGGCTGATGCTCCAGCACACCATTTGTTTGTTTTACTTGGTATGTTTTGTGTATTTGAAGTGCTTTCAGTTTTAAACTTGTTCTTGCCTGCACATGTGCCTCTCTAAATCTTGTTATGACTTTCACGCAGGTCCTGTTGATAAGTCAAAGAATCACCTTCCAGATATATTGTGTGTTATCCAGGTTTGCAAATTCCTCTGGTTTTCTGGAAATAATTTACCTCCATatgtattttcatatttttctttatcTAAAGGCTAGCATTTTTCTCACGGAGTATGTGCTTTCCGATACTTAtttacttctttttttctttcttttcctttttcataATTTGGTTTCATCCAACCTGACTTGTTACTTTCAAAGACTGACTTACTACTTTCGATTTAGAAATGTTTTGATGTGTGGCTTGAGATAAATCATCTTGCTTTGTCTTGTTGTCGCATGAACTCATGAATCTTTGCATCCAGATCACAGGCTTCTACTGCACAACTCTgtttatttctctttttcttttcgcatATGATACACTCAGCTGCTATGTTTCCCTAACATTTTACACAAGTTTTTCAGAAGTAACTAGATAGCATTAGGtgtatgactcttgagattgatAGTGCACCTACTTCAATATGTTCTATCTCTTGGCAGTTAAATTTTATGGTGGTGTCATCTACAGGTGTGCCTTGAAGGTCAGATTTCTCAAGAGTCTGTCTTGAAGAGTTTAAGAGACGGCCGACAACCTCATGGAGATCAGATTCCATGGAAGTTTTCTGAGCAATTTCGGGATACAGTGTTTCCAAGTCTTTCAGGTGCTCGAATTGTTCGCATTGCTGTCCATCCAAGTGCCATGAAAGTAGGTTTTCTGTTGTGGCAGTTTTGAAAACTGTTATTTTGACATAAGATGTATAGATTGTAATTTGTTCATTTTATTTTGTGTAGCTTGGATATGGTTCGATTGCGGTGGATCTTCTAACAAGGTAAACCTTCTTGGAAAGCACACTAGGGATGCTAGTGGATTCCTAAGACTTCCACATGATATGAAACTTAAAACTTAGGCCTTTGAGTTGTGCTATATGCACTTCACTCTGATATGTGCATATGGCATGATTTTATGCTCTGATTTGGTCTAACTACCATAATATCTATTAATAATTGTGCCATTTTTACTATATCCGCAACTATTGTGGTAACATCAAATGTTTGTTTCCCTTAGATCTCCACATTCTTTTGTATATTTCGAGTAGGCTGTCACTTATGCTTATGCCCACAGGTATTATGAAGGACAGCTGACTTCTATCGATGTGATTGACGCGGAGAAGGAATTCGAGGAAATACACCCTATTAGCGTAACTGAAGCAGCTGAAAAGGTCAATTTTATAAACTAGAGTTGAACGTTAGATAGGAACTCTGTTAATTCCTGTATATATTGTTCTAGAAGCTTCATGCTTTCCCCAAATGAAGGGGAAATGTGGGTAGTCATCCTTATAGAGCAGCAATTATAAAACCCAATTCCGTTTGGCAAAACAAATTGTCAATACAATTCAACTGTATAATCTTTTACCATTTGAATATAGTTTTGTTTTCTGTGTGTATAAAGTAAGGTATTTTAACTTTCATTATGACACAGGTTTCATTGTTGGAAGAATCTGTAAAGCCAAGGTGTGACCTTCCACATTTACTAGTGCATCTTTCTGAGCGTCGACCTGAAAAACTGCACTATATTGGTGTCTCCTTTGGGCTCACCTTGGATCTATTTCGCTTTTGGAGGAAAAACAAATTTGCTCCTTTTTATATCTGTCAAATTCCAGTAAGTACGTAATTTTTGTATGTTAAAGTTATATATG
This genomic stretch from Papaver somniferum cultivar HN1 chromosome 5, ASM357369v1, whole genome shotgun sequence harbors:
- the LOC113280889 gene encoding RNA cytidine acetyltransferase 1-like: MRKKVDNRIKTLIENGVRSRHRSFFVIVGDKYRNQIVNVHYMLAKSMIKPRLKVLWCYKNKLELSSHRKKREKQIMNLKRCGSLDPEQVDPFTLFVESVELTYCLYQHSERILGSTFSMCILQDFEALTPNLLARTIETVEGGGLVVLLLRSLSSLTSLYSMVMDVHERYRTESHFGTTARFNERFLLSLTSCKACVVMDDELNILPISSHIRSIKPIPVTEDFERLSETQLDLKNLKEQLNGDFPVGPIINKCCTLDQGKAVISFLDSILDKTLRSTVALLAARGRGKSAALGLAIAGAIAAGYSNIFVTAPVPENVKTLFEFVGEGFSALGYVEHMDYDLVLNANNAIMRINIYKHHRQTIQYIQPHEYEKLSQVELLVIDEAAAIPMPIVKSLFGPYLIFLSSTVTGYEGTGRSLSLKLLRQLEEQSQNQKNLEGSISGRLFKKVELSEAIRYAPGDPVESWLYGLLCLDATSVVPNITRLPPPTECDLYYVNRDTLFSYHKDSELFLQRMVALYVSSHYKNSPDDLQLMADAPAHHLFVLLGPVDKSKNHLPDILCVIQVCLEGQISQESVLKSLRDGRQPHGDQIPWKFSEQFRDTVFPSLSGARIVRIAVHPSAMKLGYGSIAVDLLTRYYEGQLTSIDVIDAEKEFEEIHPISVTEAAEKVSLLEESVKPRCDLPHLLVHLSERRPEKLHYIGVSFGLTLDLFRFWRKNKFAPFYICQIPNGVTGEHTCMVIKPLTNDDIELSGSDKWGFFSPYYQDFRRRFARFLGSSFKAMECKLAMSVLNPEINFTKSEPAAENGSLNGVLSPHDLSRLEAYTKRLVDFNMILDLLPILAHWYFEEKLGVALSPVQATLLLCMGLQNQNITYVEGQLKLNRSDILILLIKIMQKFYKYLHKVAASEAESALPRLKKVEMLPHSISLDDELNAAAKQVMGKVKAESEGLLNPEILQRYAIVGKEVAFEEALGNGSRKVGSGGVISLKSTKQEKKKERKSKEWSCGSSSKKRVNEDTGSRVHKKKKN